Proteins encoded in a region of the Streptomyces sp. NBC_00310 genome:
- a CDS encoding ubiquitin-like small modifier protein 1 produces MSVSVRIPTILRTYTGGKAEVTAEGATLAEVIADLEKNHNGIAARVLDDQGKLRRFVNVYVNDDDVRFEQGLETATPDGAGVSIIPAVAGG; encoded by the coding sequence GTGAGCGTTTCCGTCCGTATCCCCACCATCCTTCGCACCTACACGGGCGGCAAGGCCGAGGTGACCGCCGAAGGGGCCACCCTCGCCGAGGTCATCGCCGATCTGGAGAAGAACCACAACGGGATCGCCGCCCGGGTTCTGGATGATCAGGGCAAGTTGCGGCGATTCGTGAATGTGTACGTGAATGACGACGATGTCCGGTTCGAGCAGGGGCTGGAGACGGCCACGCCGGACGGTGCGGGCGTGTCGATCATTCCCGCGGTCGCCGGTGGCTGA
- the thrC gene encoding threonine synthase produces the protein MAAQTVASTTDSTVDLGPAAALSCRECGHRVPLGPVFACEECFGPLEIAYDYSAYETEELRKRIESGPANIWRYAPLLPVPADVATKPNINPGWTQLVKADNLAGALGVDAGKLFIKDDSGNPTHSFKDRVVAQALEAARAFGFTTLSCSSTGNLAGAVGAAAARAGFRSCVFIPHDLEQGKVVMAAVYGGELVGIEGNYDDVNRFCSELIGDPAGEGWGFVNVNLRPYYAEGSKTLAYEICEQLGWQLPDQLVVPIASGSQLTKIDKGLQELIKLGLVEDKPYKIFGAQAEGCSPVSVAFKAGHDVVRPQKPNTIAKSLAIGNPADGPYVLDIARRTGGSVEDVTDDQIVEAIKLLARTEGIFAETAGGVTVGVTKKLIEDGVLDPTLTTVVLNTGDGLKTLDAVAGTGLTATIRPNLDSFREAGLA, from the coding sequence ATGGCTGCGCAGACTGTTGCAAGCACCACCGACTCCACAGTAGACCTCGGCCCCGCCGCCGCCCTGAGCTGTCGCGAATGCGGTCACCGCGTTCCGCTGGGACCGGTCTTCGCGTGCGAGGAGTGTTTCGGACCGCTCGAGATCGCGTACGACTACTCCGCCTACGAAACGGAAGAGCTCCGCAAGCGGATCGAGTCCGGCCCCGCGAACATCTGGCGGTACGCGCCCCTGCTGCCCGTCCCGGCCGACGTGGCCACCAAGCCGAACATCAACCCCGGCTGGACCCAGCTCGTCAAGGCCGACAACCTGGCGGGCGCGCTCGGCGTCGACGCGGGCAAGCTCTTCATCAAGGACGACTCCGGCAACCCGACGCACTCCTTCAAGGACCGTGTCGTCGCCCAGGCGCTGGAGGCGGCCCGCGCCTTCGGTTTCACCACCCTCTCCTGCTCCTCCACGGGCAACCTGGCCGGTGCCGTCGGCGCCGCCGCCGCCCGCGCCGGCTTCCGGTCCTGCGTGTTCATCCCGCACGACCTGGAGCAGGGCAAGGTCGTCATGGCCGCCGTCTACGGCGGCGAGCTCGTCGGTATCGAGGGCAACTACGACGACGTGAACCGCTTCTGCTCCGAGCTGATCGGCGACCCGGCCGGCGAGGGCTGGGGCTTCGTGAACGTCAACCTGCGCCCGTACTACGCGGAGGGCTCCAAGACCCTGGCGTACGAGATCTGCGAGCAGCTCGGCTGGCAGCTCCCCGACCAGCTGGTCGTGCCGATCGCCTCCGGGTCGCAGCTCACGAAGATCGACAAGGGGCTGCAGGAGCTGATCAAGCTCGGGCTCGTCGAGGACAAGCCGTACAAGATCTTCGGTGCGCAGGCGGAGGGGTGCTCGCCGGTGTCGGTGGCGTTCAAGGCCGGGCACGACGTGGTGCGGCCCCAGAAGCCGAACACGATCGCGAAGTCGCTCGCGATCGGTAACCCGGCGGACGGGCCGTATGTGCTCGACATCGCGCGGCGCACCGGTGGGTCCGTCGAGGACGTGACGGACGACCAGATCGTCGAGGCGATCAAGCTGCTGGCGCGGACGGAGGGGATCTTCGCCGAGACCGCGGGCGGGGTGACCGTCGGGGTGACGAAGAAGCTGATCGAGGACGGGGTTCTCGACCCGACGCTGACGACCGTCGTCCTGAACACCGGTGACGGTCTCAAGACGCTGGACGCGGTGGCCGGGACCGGGCTGACGGCGACCATCCGGCCCAACCTGGATTCGTTCCGGGAAGCCGGTCTTGCGTAA